A genomic region of Nymphaea colorata isolate Beijing-Zhang1983 chromosome 2, ASM883128v2, whole genome shotgun sequence contains the following coding sequences:
- the LOC116248587 gene encoding uncharacterized protein LOC116248587, whose amino-acid sequence MESNRKRKGFMRSKLVMTLYRATKPTTSTLISGKVKPDPFPSHASVDYIVEGKSIPHTATKQRMMDMKKKGDEAAEVGAHASDGVSGGGEDSVDKRAALYISRVQERIRLQRAESERRQR is encoded by the coding sequence atggAGTCGAATCGGAAGCGCAAGGGGTTCATGAGGAGCAAGTTGGTGATGACTCTTTACCGTGCAACGAAGCCCACGACCTCAACGCTGATCAGTGGTAAGGTTAAGCCTGACCCATTTCCATCACATGCCTCTGTAGACTATATAGTGGAAGGGAAGTCGATTCCTCATACAGCAACAAAGCAAAGAATGATGGATATGAAGAAGAAAGGTGATGAAGCGGCTGAAGTAGGGGCTCATGCCAGTGATGGTGTGAGTGGTGGAGGTGAAGATAGTGTGGATAAGAGAGCGGCCCTCTATATATCGCGTGTCCAAGAGCGCATAAGGTTGCAGAGGGCGGAATCGGAGAGGAGGCAACGCTAG